Genomic window (Streptomyces yatensis):
GCCACGTCCCCCGCGGCGACCGGGGAGGTGCGCCCGGCGCCGAACGGCAGCCGGATCGTGCCCTCCTGCGCGATGGAGGAGTAGACGAAGACCGAGAAGAGCGGATTCTCCATGAAGACGGTGGGCCTGAGGTGGGTGACGGGCAACCCGGACCAGTCGAGGGCCTGTTCGCCCAGCCACTGCAGCCGGTGCTGATCGGACTCCGTGGTGCTGGTGAAGTCCATCTGCGAGACCGTCATCTGCGACATATTGACGAGCACTTCCAGCCGCGCGTACTCCCGCGCGACCGCCGCCGTCGTCACCGTGGCCTCCAGATACCCCGACGACACGCTCATGCCGAAGTACATCCGTCCACAGCCGTCCAGCGCGCGGACCACGTCCGGGGCGCGGGTCAGATCGCCCGCCACCACCTCCGCGCCCGTCGCGCGCAGGGCGTCGGCCCGCTCGTCCTCCCGGTGGACCATGGCCCGCACCGGCAGATCGCGCCGGCGCAGCTCCTCCACCACGGTGCGGCCGATGCCTCCGACGCTCCCCGCGGCGCCGGTCACCAGGATCGGTGCCGGGGGCATGGCTAGGACACCAGCTTGTCGAGGGTGATGGGCAGTTCGCGGACCCGGACTCCGGTGGCGTGGTACACGGCGTTGCCGATGGCCGCGGCGGTGCCCACGATGCCCACCTCGCCGAGGCCCTTGGCGCCCATGGGGTTGGTGTACGGATCGGGCTCGTCCAGCCAGTGGGCCTCGACCGCGTGGACATCGGCGTGCGAGGCGATGTGGTACTGGGCGAAGTCGTGGTTGACCACATGGCCGAACCGCGGGTCGAGCACACTGTGTTCGTACAGCGCCATCGACATCCCCTGGGTCATCCCGCCGATCAGCTGGGAGCGGGCGGTCTTGGGGTTGATGACCCGGCCCACGTCGAACATTCCCAGCAGCCGCGTCACCCGCAGCTCACCGGTGTCCTCGTCGACCCGCACCTCGGCGAACTGGGCGCCGAAGCTGTGCATCGCATAGCGCTCGGCGTCCGGGTTGCCGCCGGGCATCTCCGCGGTGACCTCCAGCCCCTCCGGCGGTGCGACACCGCCGTGTTCGGACCGCAGCCGGTCCCGCAGCCGGTCCGCCGCCTCCCAGATCGCGGTGCCCCAGCTGTTGATACCGGCCGAGAACCCGGCGACCGACGCGGCCGGCAGCGCCGTGTCCCCGATCCGCATCTCCACCTGCCCGACCGGGACGCTCAGCGCGTCCGCGGCGATCTGGGTGAGCGCCGTCCAGGTGCCGGTGCCCAGGTCGGCGGCGGCGATCCGCACCGTGTAGCGGCCGTCCGGGCCGATCCGGATGGTGGCCGCGTTGCCGGGGAAGCGGGGCGAGGGATACGTCGAGGCGGCCACACCGGTGCCCACCAGCCAGCGCCCCTCGCGGCGCGCCCGGGGGGCCGGGTCGCGGTGCTCCCAGCCGGCCCGGCGGGCGCCCTCGCGCAGACAGTCGGTCAGATGGCGGCTGGAGAACGGCAGCCCGGACTCCGGATGCACCTCCGGCTCATTGCGGATCCGGAACTCCACCGGGTCAAGTCCGCAGGCGATCGCCATCTCGTCCATGGCCGACTCCAGCGCGTACATCCCCTGCGCCTCGCCCGGCGCCCGCATGATCGTCGGCACCGGGACATCCAGCGGGGCCAGCCGGTGGGTGGTGCGCCGGTGCGGCGCCGCGTACATCATCCGGGAGCAGACGCCCACCTGTTCCGCGTACCCCTTGGCCTTGGCGGTCTGCTCGATCACATCGTGGGCCAGCGCGGTGAGCCTGCCGTCCCGTCCGGCGCCCAGCCGGATCCGCTGGATCGACGCCGGACGGTAGCCGACCAGGGCGAACATCTGCTGCCGGGTGAGGGTGAACTTGACCGGCCGCCGCACGATCCGGGCGGCCATCGCGGCGAGGACGGCATACGCGTGGGGGTAGACCTTCGAGCCGAACGCGCCCCCGACATGCGGGGAGACCACCCGCACCCGCCCCGGCTCCAGCCCCAGCACCCCGGAGATCAGGGCCTGGCTCAGGGAGACCCCCTGGGTGGAACAGCGCACCAGCAGCTCGCCGTTGAGCCAGGTGACCACCGCGGTGTGCGGCTCCATCGGGTTGTTGTGGTACATCGGCGTGGAGTACGTGGTGTCCACCATGGTCGGCGACGCCGCCAGCGCCGTATCGACGTCCCCCAGCACACTGTCGGCCGGCGAGCCGTCCTGCAGCTCTCCGCCGCCGGTGCCGAAGGTGGCGGCGTGCACCGGGGAGTACAGGTCGTCGCGGCCGGCGCGCAGCACCACATCGGGGGGCCGGCTCTCGTAGTCCACGCGGACGAGCCCCGCCGCCCGTCGCGCGGTCTCCAGGGATTCGGCCACGATCGCCCCGATGAACTGGCCGCGCCAGGCGACCTCGTCGGACTGCAGGACCGCGAGCTCCGGATCGTCGGGCCGGGTCAGCGTGGGGGCGTTGAGATGGCTGAGCACGGCCAGCACCCCCGGCTCCGCCTCCGCGAGCGCGCTGTCCACCCCCGTGACCCGCCCGGAGGCGATCGTGGACTGCAGCGGATACAGATAGACGGGCTGGTCGAGGGGCCATTCATAGGCGTACGTGGCGGTGCCGGTGACCTTCTGCGCGCCGTCGACGCGGTCCATCGGGATGCCGATCGCGTGCGGGCGGGCTGTGACGTGGCTCATCGCGCCTCCTCCAGCAGCTCCAGCAGCGTGGCGACCATCGTGTTGCGGGCGAGCGGGACCTTGAAGGCATTGCCCGCCAGCGGCCGCGCCGCGGACAGCTCGGCCGCGGCCGCGTCCACGAAGCTCTCCCGGGTCGCGGGCGCGCCGCGCAGCACCGCCTCGGCCGTGGTGGCCCGCCAGGGCTTGTGCGCCACCCCGCCCAGCGCGATCGCTACGTCCCGTACCGCCCCGTCGGTGACCTCCAGCGCGGCGGCGACCGAGACCAGCGCGAAGGCGTACGAGGCGCGGTCGCGCACCTTGCGGTAGCGCGAGCGGAGCGCGGAGTGCGGGGGCGGCAGCTCCACCCCGGTGATCAGCTCACCGCGCTCCAGGACGGTGTCGCGCTCGGGTTCGGCCTCGGGCAGCCGGTACAGGTCGGTCAGCGGGATCCGCCGCTCGGAGGCCGGGCCGGCCACCGTCACCACCGCGTCCAGCGCGGCCAGCGCGACGGCCATGTCGGAGGGGTGGGTGGCCACACAGGTGGGGGAGGCGCCCAGGATCGCCATATCGCGCTGATAGCCCTCCATGGCCGAACAGCCCGCGCCCGGTGTGCGCTTGTTGCAGGCGGTGGTGACGTTCTGGAAGTACGGGCAGCGGGTGCGCTGCAGCAGATTCCCGCCGGTGGTGGCGAGGTTGCGCAGCTGGCCCGAGGCGCCCGAGAGCAGCGCCTGGGAGAGCACCGGATAGCGCCGCCGGACCCGGGAGTCGGCGGCCAGATCGCTGTTGGGCACGGCCGCGCCGATCCGCAGCCCGCCGTCGGGAAGCTCCTCGATCCGGTCGGAGGTGAGCCGCCGGACGTCGATCAGCAGCTCCGGGGTGGCCACCTCCAGCCGCATCAGATCGACCAGATTGGTCCCGCCGGCCAGATAGGCCGCGTCCGGCTCCTCGACCAGGGTGGTGACGGCCGCCGACACCTCGTCGGCGAGCTCGTAGCGAAAGGGCCTCATCGGTGCGCCACCTCCGCGATCGCCGGGACGATGTTCGCGTACGCGGCGCAGCGGCACAGGTTGCCGCTCATCCGCTCGGCGATCTCCTCGTCGTCGAGCACCACATCGGTGGCGCCCAGATCCTTGCTCGCGGCACTCGGCCAGCCCTCCCCGGCCTCCTGTAGCATGCCGGCCGCCGAGACGATCTGACCGGGTGTGCAGTAGCCGCACTGGAAGGCGTCATGGGCGATGAAGGACTGCTGGAGCGGATGCAGCTCACCGTTGGTGAGCCCCGCCGCCGTCACGATGTCCGCGCCCTGGTGGGCGACGGCCAGCGCGAGGCAGCCGAGGATCCGGCGGCCGTCGAGCAGCAGGGTGCAGGCGCCGCACTGTCCGTGGTCGCAGCCCTTCTTGGGGCTGGTGTTCCCCAGCTGCTCGCGCAGGGCGTCCAGCAGCGTCGTACGGGTGTCGACGGTGAGGCGGTGCTCGGTCCCGTCCACCCGGAGCTCGATCTCCAGGTCCATGGTCCCTACCCTTGATCGTCGTCCGTCGGAACGTCACGCAGCACCCCCATTCTGGGACATATGGGCACTGATCGCCCGTTCGGCGGTATGGCCATACCGATGGCGGGCCGCGGCTCGCGCCCGGCCGACGCCGGTGGACGGGGCCGCGGCCCCCGGGGCAGGGTCTTCTTCAGGTGCGCTGGATCACGGCTTCCAGATGCGGCAGATAGTGGTCCATGCGATCCCGCTTGGTGAGCAGATACGGGAGGTTCTCCTTGTGCGGAGTCATCAGCAGCGGCACCTGCTCGCTGACCCTGACGCCGTGCCGCAGCAGCGCGTCCCGCTTCTGGGGGTTGTTGGACAGCAGCCGCACGGAGCGCACCTCGAGGTCGTGCAGGACATCCGCCGCCACCTTGTAGTCCCGGGCGTCCGCCGGCAGGCCGAGGGCGAGGTTGGCCTCGACCGTGTCCAGCCCCTCCGCCTGGAGCTTCATCGCCTGGAGCTTGGCGAGCAGCCCGATCCCGCGTCCCTCATGACCCCTCAGATAGACGAGAACGCCCCGGCCTTCGGCCACGATCGCCTTCAGCGCCGCGGAGAGCTGGTCGCCGCACTCGCAGTGACGGGAGCCGAACGCGTCTCCGGTGAGGCACTCCGAATGCAGGCGGGTAAGCGCTTCCTCACCGGTGACATCGCCGTATACCAGCGCCATTTGTTCATCACCGCGAACGAGGTCCCGATAGCCGATCGCGAGAAAGTCGCCATGCTTCGTGGACAGCCGGACATTCACCACTCGTTCGACACCCGAGGGGCGGGCGTCGACATCGAACACGCCATCACTTTCTGTCATGTCCCGATCTTATCTGGAAAACCACCGCCCTTGTACAGGAGAATGACAAAGCCGGGGCAACAAGCTGTCCGGCCGACACAGGAAAGGTGCATGAGATATGAGCGGTTCGGGAACGCGCCCGCAGGTCGGCATGGTGTTGCCGACACAGACGACGGAGGAAGTGCGGGCCGACCGGGCCGATGTCGCCGTGCTTCCGGTAGGCAGCTTCGAACAACACGGCGCATTTCTCCCACTGGCGACCGACACGGTCATCGCCTGCACGATCGCAGGCGAGATCGCGGCAGCGTATCCGGTGCTTCAGCTGCCCCCGGTGACGATCTCCTGCTCCCATGAACATGCGGCCTGGCCAGGGACGATCTCCCTGTCCGCGGCCACCCTCTACGCCGTGGTCCGCGATATCGCGGACTCGCTGCGGCGCTCGGGTATACGCGGTCTGATTCTGGTGAACGGACACGGCGGAAATTACGTACTGCGCAACATCGTTCAGGAATCCGCCGGGGGTGACTTCGGTATGGCGCTATTTCCAGGATCGGCGGACTGGGATGCCGCCAGGACCCGCGCCGGAGTACGCACCCCGTCCAACAGCGATATGCATGCGGGGGAACTGGAGACATCCATACTCCTGCATGCCCATCCAGAACTCGTCCGGCCCGGTCATGAAACCTCCGACTGGATATCGGATGAGCGGAAACATCTGCTCACCCTCGGTATGTCCGCCTATACCGAGTCCGGTGTCATCGGCCGGCCGTCCAGGGCGTCCGCGGATAAGGGAAAGGAAGTGCTGGCCGGGCTCGTCGATTCGTTCGCAGAGTATCTTTCCCTGGTCGGCGCCGAGAAGGAGGCGTGATGACCTCGTCGGAAACGGAAGAGGCCTGGGAGCGGCTGTGCTCCGTCCGGAGCGAGGCGGACGCCGCGGACGCCGGTCTGGTCCGGGGCCCGGACGGCAGACGGCGGTGGAGTGAGCCCGTCTCGCCGGAGGCCCGGCTCCTGGTCGACCGCTATCTCCCGCTGTGCCTGGCCGGGCCGCGGCTGACGATCGCTCAGCTCGGTCAGAGCCTGGACGGCTTCATCGCCACCCGCACCGGCGACGCCGACTACGTCACCGGCGAGGAGGACCGCCGTCATCTCCACCGGCTGCGCGCCCTGGCCGACGCGGTGGTCGTCGGGGCCGGCACCGCCGTCGCGGACGACCCCCAGCTGACCGTGCGCGCCTGCGCGGGCACCCACCCGGTACGGGTCGTCCTCGATCCCCGCGGACGGGTGCCGCTCGACCGACGCGTGTTCACCGATGGCTCAGCTCCGACCCTGTGGGTGGTGGGGGCCACCGGCGAGCGCCGGCCGGCGCCGCCGGACGGGGTGGAGCTGCTGACGCTCACGGAGCCCGACGCCTTTGCCCCCCACCAGCTGGTGCGGGCGCTCGCGCGGCGCGGCCTGGGCCGGGTGCTCATCGAGGGCGGCGGCGTCACCGTGTCCCGCTTTCTGCACGCGGGGGCCCTGCACCGGCTCTATGTCACCGTGGCCCCGGTGCTGCTCGGCGACGGCATTCCCGGCCTGCGCTTCGACGGGACGCCGGTCATGCGGGACGCGCTGCGCCCGCCCGTCCGCCGCTCCACCCTCGGCGAGGACACCCTCTTCGAACTCGACCTGGCGGCCCCGCAGCCGGGCGCCCCACTGGACGGCCAGCACCGCGACACCGGGGAGGCTCGCGGCGAAGGTGAGCACCCCGTAGACCACGGCCACGGTCAGCCCCTGGCCGGCGCCCAGGCCCGCGGCGCCGAAGGCCCAGGCGGTGACGCCCTCGCGGGGGCCCCAGCCGCCGACGTTCAGCGGCAGCGCCATGGCGATCAGGGCGAGCACCATCAGGGGCAGCAGCTCGGTCAGCGGGGCGTCTGACCCCGCGGCCCGGGCGGCGAGGACGAACGTCGTCAGATGCCCGGCCAGCACCACGACCGAGGAGACCACCACCCCCGGCCAGCTGCCCCGGGCCAGCAGCCCGCGGCGCGCCTCGGCCAGCGCGCCGCGGACCGCGCCCCGCCGCCGTGTGGCCACCGGCGCCGCGCGGCGGCGGCGCCGGACGGTCACGGCGACGAGCAGCGCGACGCACCCCGCGAACACCGCGGCCCACGCCATCGGGCCGCCGAGACCGCCGGCCGGCCGGCCCACCTGCTCCAGGGCCGACGAGGGGTGGGCCAGCAGGATCGCCACCCCCACCGCGATCAGCACCACCTGGCCCGCGACCCGCTCCAGCACCACCGCGCGTACGCCCCGGCCGACATCCCCCGCGTCCCGCCCGTGCCGCACCGCGCGATGCACATCGCCGAGCACCCCACCGGGCAGCGCGGCGTTGAGGAACAGCGCGCGGTAGTAGTCGGCGACGGCCGGACCCAGCGGCAGCCGGATCCGCAGCCCCCGCGCCACCAGACACCAGCGCCAGGCGCTGAAGACCGTGGTGAGCAGGCCGAGGCCGAGCGCCGCCAGCAGGGTCGGGCCGTCGATGGTGCGCAGACCGTCCACGAAGGCCCCGGTGCCCAGCCGCCACAGCACCACCCCGAGGATGGCGACGCCCGCGGCCGCACCGAGCCGGGCCCGCAGCGCGGCGGTCACGCGGCCGCCCCCATCGTGCGGGACGCGGGCAGCGCCAGCAGATCGCGGTGGTGCACCACCACCCGCAGCGCGCCCGTCGCGGCGATCGCCAGCCGGCGGCGCAGATACGCCTCGGCGCGCCCGGCCAGCTCCGGCCGGTGCTCCACGGCAGCAGCCACCCACCCCCGCAGCCACTCCGTGGTCAGCGCGGCCTGCTCGGCGCCGAGCGTCCAGGGGCTGGCATGGGTGCGTACCGTCGCGCCGTAGCGGGCGAACGTCTCGGCGGCCACCGCCATCGCGTCGGGGCCCACCAGAGAGCCGCGCCGCTGATGGGCGTTGAACGCCTCGGCGATCTCCGCGTCCAGCGGATCGGCCGGGGTGATCTCGACCCGCCCCACCACGGACAGCGCCAGCAGCGCCGGGCACTGGGCGGCGGCGCAGGCCGCGGCGATCCCGTCCACCTCCTCGGCGGTGAGCACGTCCAGCAGCGCGGACGCCGTCACCAGCGAGGCGCCGTCCAGCGTGCTCGCGGTCAGCCGGGCGAGGTCACCACGCGCCGTCGCGATGGTGATGCGGCTGCCGTCGGTGGCCGCCCGGGGCATCCGCAGGGCCGCCCGGTCCAGCAGCTCGGGGTCGCGGTCGTGCAGGATCCACAGCTGCGGGCCGCTCAGCCGGGGCGCCAGCCAGCGCCCCATGGAGCCGGTGCCGCAGCCCAGATCGTGGATCACCAGCGGCGGGCCGGACAGCCGGGGGCGGAGTTCCTCGACGAGTTCGGGGGAGCGGGCCGCCGCGTCGGCGCTCTCCCGCAGCTCCAGCCAGTCGGGGGTGTAACGCGGTACGTCGGTCGTCTTCACGCGGCCCTCCGCGGTTCGTCTCGGAGCTCTTCCAGCGCACCGGCCAGGTTCCGGGTGGTGTTCTCCCACCCGGCCAGCGCGGTGCGCCGCTCATGCGCGGCGGCGGTCAGCCGGCGGCGGATACCGGGGTCGCCCAGCCAGCGGCGCAGCGCCGCCGTGAGCGCCCCGGGGTCGTCCGGGTCGATGAGCATGCCCGGCACCCTGCCGTCGGGGGCCTGCCCGATGGCCTCGGGCACCCCGCCGACGGCCGTGGCCAGCACCGGGATCCCCCGGGCGAGCGCCTCGGTCACCGCCATGCCGTAGGTCTCGGCGTACGAGGCGAGCACCATCGTGTCGGCACCCGCGTAAGCGGCGTCCAGCTCGGCGCCGGTCCTCGGGCCGAGCAGCCGCACCCGGTCACCCACGCCCAGCTTCTCGATCAGCGCCCGGAGCCGGGCGGTGTACTCCGGGTCCTGGTCCAGGGCTCCCGCACAGTCGCAGGTCCAGGGCAGCTCCGGGATCTCCGCGAGCGCCTCCACCAGCCGCAGCTGCCCCTTGCGCGGGGTCACCGAGGCCACGCACAGCAGCCGTGAGCCCGCGCCGCCCGAGGCGGCGAGCGGGGCGATGTCGGCGCCGGGCGCCGCCACATGGACCCGGTCGGGCACCAGCCCGTGCAGCTCCACCAGCCGCCCGGCCGCCCAGGCGCTGGTGGCCACCACCGCCCGCGCCGAACGCAGCGTCCGGCCCTCCAGCGCCGTCAGCTCCGCGGCCCGGCCGGGGGCAAGCCCCGTCTCGTCGCCGAGTGGCAGATGCACCAGCACCGCCAGCCGTAGCCGCTGGGCCTGCGGGACGACGATGGCCGGGAGCGCACAGGCCACCAGCCCGTCGAGCAGGACGGCCGTGCCGTCCGCCAGCCCGGCCAGGATCCGGGTCAGCTCGGCGCGGGCGGCGGGGCCCGGCCGGGGCCAGCCACCCTCGACGGCGTGCTCCTCGACCCGCCAGCCGGCGCCCGGCAGATCCCGGCAGATCCGCCGGTCGTAGACGTTGCCGCCGCTCGGCGCGGCCGGGTCGGCCACGGCGCCGGGCATCACGATATGCACCGTGCGCGGTGCGGCCGGGCTCATAGGCCGCGCTCGTAACTCGCCCAGGCGACATGCGACTCATGCAGGGTGACGGCGATCCCGGACAGCCCGCGGGCGCCCTCGCCCAGCGCCCCGGAGGCCACCCGTTCGGCGAGGCGGTCGGCGATCACCTTGGCGAGGAACTCGGTGGAGGTGTTGATCCCCTCGAAATCGGGTTCGTCGTCGAGGTTGCGATAGCTGAGCGCGCCGCACACCTCCCCCAGCTCACGGGTGGCCAGACCGATGTCCACGACGATGTTGTCGTCGTCCAACTCGGCACGGCGGAAAGTGGCGTCCACGAGGAACGTCGCCCCGTGCAACCGCTGCGCGGGTCCGAAGACGTCCCCGCGAAAACTGTGAGCGATCATGATGTGATCGCGGACGGTGATGCTGAACAACGGATGACCCTCCAGATACGGCGCGTCGGGCCCTCAGCCGGGGCACGCCCTCTAGTACGGCCGTCGCGTTCCCCGTGTTCAGACGGATGACACGGCAGATTCCGCGGCGTAGCGAACCCGGTGGCACAGCCCCGGAATCTCCCCGGAGGCGAGCCCCGGCAGCACCTGGGGAAGCTCCTCGAAACCGCATTCGCCGGTGATGAGGGCGTCGAAGGCCGGATCGGCGAGCAGTTCGAGCGCCAGCGCCATCCGGTCGCCGTAGCCGCGGCGGGTGCCCCGGGCCGGGGAGACCGTCCCCACCTGGCTGGCGCGCACCGTCAGCCGGCGGGAGTGGAAGGCTTCCCCCAGCGGCAGGCTGATTAGCCGGTCCCCGTACCAGCTCAGCTCCAGCACGGTGCCCTCCGGGGCGAGCAGCTCCAGCGAGCGCGCGAGCCCCTGTTCGGTGGCGCTGGCGTGCACGACCAGATCGAGGTCGCCCGCCGCCTCCCCGGGGAGCGCGAAGTCCACCCCGAGCGCCCGCGCGACCTCCGCGCGTGCCGGCTCGGCGTCCACCAGTTGCACCCGTACGGCGGGGAACCGCGCCAGCACCGCCGCCACGGAGGCACCCACCATCCCCGCCCCCACCACGGCGATCCGGTCGCCCAGCAGGGGCGCGGCGTCCCACGCCGCGTTCACCGCGGTCTCCACCGTGCCCGCCAGCACGGCGCGCGCGGCGGGCACGCCCTCGGGCACCGGGGTCACCGCGCTCGCCGGGACCACATAGTGGGTCTGATGCGGATACAGACAGAAGACGGTGCGCCCCAGCAGCGACGCCGGACCCTCCTCGACCAGACCCACGTTGAGATAGCCGTACTTGACCGGCCCGGGGAACTCGCCGTCCTGGAACGGCGCGCGCATCGCGGTGTGCTGACTGACCGGTACGCCACCGCGGAAGACCAGGGTCTCCGTACCGCGGCTCACCCCCGAACACAGCGTGCGCACCACCACGTCCTCGGGCCCGGGGTCGGGCAGGGCCACCTCCCGTATCTCGCCACGGCCGGGGGAGCGGAGCCAGAAGGCGCGGGCGGTGCGCGTCATACGACGTTCTCCAAGGGGCTGAACAATCGGGCGGTGGCTCACGTACCGATGACCATGAAGCCGCGAACACGGTACGCGGCACCCATCCACTCCGCCACACAGCCCGGAGGGTGCACGGTGGCCCTGAACAATCCCTACAACACGACGCCGGTGCGGAACGAGACGGCCGCGGGCGCGGCCGCGCAGCTGCTGCTGCTCGTGCTGCTCGGCACGGCGATCGACCTGGGACCCGTGGGCTGGCTGACCGGCCTGGCCTTCGCGGTCGCCACCTGGGCGGTGCTCACCCGCGCGCTGTCGCGGTCCTGGCTCGTCTCCTTCGGCGCGGCCAACCGCGTCACCCTCGCGCGGGCCACGCTCGTGGGCGGGGTGACCGCGCTGGTCGCGGACTCCTTCGAGAGCCCGCCGCCGGTCACCGTCCTGGTGGCCCTCACCGCGGTCGCGCTGCTCCTGGACGCGGTCGACGGCCAGGTGGCCCGCCGCACCGGCACCTCGTCCTCGCTGGGCGCGCGGTTCGACATGGAGGTCGACGCCGTCCTCATCCTGGTGCTCAGCGTCTATGTGGCCACCTCGCTCGGCCCCTGGGTGCTGCTGATCGGCGCCATGCGCTACGCCTTCGTCGCCGCGGCCCGGGTGCTGCCCTGGCTGAACGGAGCGCTCCCCCCGAGCACGGCCCGCAAGACGGTGGCCGCGCTCCAGGGCGTGCTGCTGCTGATCGTCGGCGCCGGCGTCCTGCCCCATGCGCTGGCGTTCGGCGCCGCCCTGCTCGCCCTGACCCTGCTCAGCTGGTCCTTCGCCCGTGACATCAGGTGGCTGTGGCGCACCCGGGACAGCCGGGCCGAGGTGACCGCGGGGGCCCGGTGAGGGCGGCGTCGCCCACCGGCCCGCCGCGCTACCAGGGGAGAGTGCCCTCGATGTCGAAGTACCCACCCGTCGGGCCGTCGGGCCCCACCTGGGCCATCCGGACGATGATCTCGGCGCCCTCCTCGACGGTCTGGTGGCCGGTGTGCGCGTTGAGGTCCGTCGCGGTGTAGCCGGGCTCGACGGCGTTGATCCGCATCTGCGGGAACGCCTTCGCGTACTGCACGGTGAGCATGTTGACCGTGACCTTCGACGCCGGATAGGTGACCCCCGGATAGGCGTGCGTCGGGGTGTCGGGGGTGGAGACCCGCTCCAGCGAGGCCAGCCCGCTGCTGACATTGACCACGACCGGGGCGGCGGACCGCCGCAGCAGCGGCAGGAAGGCGTGGGTGACCCGCACCACGCCGAAGACGTTCGTCTCGAACACCGTCCGCATCATGTCGGCGGTGACCTCGGCGGCGCCGATCACCCCGCCGTCCGGCGTCCGCGCCTCGATACCGGCGTTGTTGATCAGCACATCCAGTCCGCCGTCGGCCTCGACGGTCTTGGCGGCTGCGGCCACGGAGGCGTCATCGGTGACATCGAGGACGACCAGCCGCGCCCCCAGCCGCTCGGCGGCCCGGCGGCCGCGCTCGGCGTCCCGGCTGCCGATATAGACGGTGTGTCCCGCGGCGATCAGTCGGCGGGCGGTCTCGAAGCCGAGACCCTTGTTGGCTCCGGTGATCAGTGTTGTCGTCATGTCTCCAGGCTGCGCCCGGGGCGTGGGAGCAGCCAGCTGCCCCGTCTTCCTGGGACCGCGAGTACCAGGAAGGTCCCCGGGCCCGCGGTGCACACTGGTGGTCATGGCGACCACGGAGTTCGGGCAGGCGGTGCGGCGCTGGCGGGACCGGGTCCCGCCGGAGGCCGCCGGGCTGCCGTCCGGCGGGCAGCGGCGCGCGGCCGGGCTGCGCCGCGAGGAGCTGGCGATGCTGGCCGGGATCTCCGTCGACTACGTCACCCGCCTCGAACAGGGCCGGGCCTCCCATCCCTCGACCCAGATCGTCGAGGCCCTGGCCAGGGCGCTGCGGCTGTCGGGGACCGAGCGCGCCCATCTCTTCCGGCTGGCCGGGCTGGCGCCACCGGGCCCGGAGACGGTGCCGGCGTACATCACCCCGAGCGTCCAGCGGCTGCTGGACCGGCTGACCGGCACACCCGTCGCCGTGAGCGACGCGTCCTGGACGCTGCTCATGGCCAATCCGCCGTATGTGGCCCTGAGGGGCGATCCGTCCCGGTGGCGCGGCAACGAACGCAACGGAGTCTGGCGCCACTTCGTCTGCGAGGACAGCGGATCCCGGCAGACGCATGAGGACCGGCGCGAGTTCCAGGCCGCGCTGGTCGCCGATCTCCGTACGGCCGCCGCCCGCTACCCGGCCGACCAGGGGCTGCGGCGGCTGGTCGCGGAGCTGCGCGCCCGCAGCGAGCGGTTCGCCGAGCTGTGGGACTCCGGCACCGTCGGCCACCATGAGGCGTCGCGCAAGACCATCGACCATCCGCGGGTGGGCACGCTGACGCTGGACTGCGATGTGCTCACGGTGGCGGGCAGCGATCTGCGCATCGTGGTGTACACGGCCGAGCCCGGCACCGAGGACGCCGAACGCCTCGCCCTGCTCACCGTGCTCGGCACCCAGACGCTCACCGGCTAGCCCGCTCCTCGTACGGCGGCGCGATCGGGACCGGATCGTCGAACCAGGTCCATATGTTTTTCATATTTGCGTAATTGGATCGCTGCGTTCCGTAAGATTTTAAGCTCATCCGATGCACGAACCGGCGTCCGTGAGCGCTATCTGAAACAGAGAGCGCAACACCGCGCACTCGCGGGGCGTGTGGGGGCCACCCCTCGTACAACGAACAGAAGGACGACGAAGTCCGTGAATCTTCAAACCGTGGTGAACGTCGTCACCGCC
Coding sequences:
- a CDS encoding NAD(P)H-binding protein, with product MPPAPILVTGAAGSVGGIGRTVVEELRRRDLPVRAMVHREDERADALRATGAEVVAGDLTRAPDVVRALDGCGRMYFGMSVSSGYLEATVTTAAVAREYARLEVLVNMSQMTVSQMDFTSTTESDQHRLQWLGEQALDWSGLPVTHLRPTVFMENPLFSVFVYSSIAQEGTIRLPFGAGRTSPVAAGDVAAVVTEILVDPTAHIGKTYHLTGPASVDMTTMAAEFAEALGRPVSYVDVSYEAWVNHDLRSLGLPDHVFQHLATMARLHAENRYDRRTDDIETITGRPATGVREFVGTHPEMFTA
- a CDS encoding xanthine dehydrogenase family protein molybdopterin-binding subunit, with amino-acid sequence MSHVTARPHAIGIPMDRVDGAQKVTGTATYAYEWPLDQPVYLYPLQSTIASGRVTGVDSALAEAEPGVLAVLSHLNAPTLTRPDDPELAVLQSDEVAWRGQFIGAIVAESLETARRAAGLVRVDYESRPPDVVLRAGRDDLYSPVHAATFGTGGGELQDGSPADSVLGDVDTALAASPTMVDTTYSTPMYHNNPMEPHTAVVTWLNGELLVRCSTQGVSLSQALISGVLGLEPGRVRVVSPHVGGAFGSKVYPHAYAVLAAMAARIVRRPVKFTLTRQQMFALVGYRPASIQRIRLGAGRDGRLTALAHDVIEQTAKAKGYAEQVGVCSRMMYAAPHRRTTHRLAPLDVPVPTIMRAPGEAQGMYALESAMDEMAIACGLDPVEFRIRNEPEVHPESGLPFSSRHLTDCLREGARRAGWEHRDPAPRARREGRWLVGTGVAASTYPSPRFPGNAATIRIGPDGRYTVRIAAADLGTGTWTALTQIAADALSVPVGQVEMRIGDTALPAASVAGFSAGINSWGTAIWEAADRLRDRLRSEHGGVAPPEGLEVTAEMPGGNPDAERYAMHSFGAQFAEVRVDEDTGELRVTRLLGMFDVGRVINPKTARSQLIGGMTQGMSMALYEHSVLDPRFGHVVNHDFAQYHIASHADVHAVEAHWLDEPDPYTNPMGAKGLGEVGIVGTAAAIGNAVYHATGVRVRELPITLDKLVS
- a CDS encoding FAD binding domain-containing protein yields the protein MRPFRYELADEVSAAVTTLVEEPDAAYLAGGTNLVDLMRLEVATPELLIDVRRLTSDRIEELPDGGLRIGAAVPNSDLAADSRVRRRYPVLSQALLSGASGQLRNLATTGGNLLQRTRCPYFQNVTTACNKRTPGAGCSAMEGYQRDMAILGASPTCVATHPSDMAVALAALDAVVTVAGPASERRIPLTDLYRLPEAEPERDTVLERGELITGVELPPPHSALRSRYRKVRDRASYAFALVSVAAALEVTDGAVRDVAIALGGVAHKPWRATTAEAVLRGAPATRESFVDAAAAELSAARPLAGNAFKVPLARNTMVATLLELLEEAR
- a CDS encoding 2Fe-2S iron-sulfur cluster-binding protein, which gives rise to MDLEIELRVDGTEHRLTVDTRTTLLDALREQLGNTSPKKGCDHGQCGACTLLLDGRRILGCLALAVAHQGADIVTAAGLTNGELHPLQQSFIAHDAFQCGYCTPGQIVSAAGMLQEAGEGWPSAASKDLGATDVVLDDEEIAERMSGNLCRCAAYANIVPAIAEVAHR
- the ribA gene encoding GTP cyclohydrolase II, with protein sequence MTESDGVFDVDARPSGVERVVNVRLSTKHGDFLAIGYRDLVRGDEQMALVYGDVTGEEALTRLHSECLTGDAFGSRHCECGDQLSAALKAIVAEGRGVLVYLRGHEGRGIGLLAKLQAMKLQAEGLDTVEANLALGLPADARDYKVAADVLHDLEVRSVRLLSNNPQKRDALLRHGVRVSEQVPLLMTPHKENLPYLLTKRDRMDHYLPHLEAVIQRT
- a CDS encoding creatininase family protein is translated as MSGSGTRPQVGMVLPTQTTEEVRADRADVAVLPVGSFEQHGAFLPLATDTVIACTIAGEIAAAYPVLQLPPVTISCSHEHAAWPGTISLSAATLYAVVRDIADSLRRSGIRGLILVNGHGGNYVLRNIVQESAGGDFGMALFPGSADWDAARTRAGVRTPSNSDMHAGELETSILLHAHPELVRPGHETSDWISDERKHLLTLGMSAYTESGVIGRPSRASADKGKEVLAGLVDSFAEYLSLVGAEKEA